A genome region from Tolypothrix sp. PCC 7712 includes the following:
- a CDS encoding B12-binding domain-containing radical SAM protein yields MKALLLYPQFPQSFWSYDRFMEIAGLKAAIPPLGIITVAALLPEDWEIRFCDRNVNLETAADWQWCDLVILSAMLVQKPDFHALIKKAVQLGKKVAVGGPYPTSLPQDALDSGAHYLILDEGEITVPLFLAALSQGKSCGIFRACEKPDVTLSPMPRFDLLKRDAYLMMAMQFSRGCPFSCEFCDIITLYGRKPRTKEPSQAIAELQTLYDLGWRGSLFIVDDNFIGNQRNVKRFLRELIPWVKQHNYPFTFITEASVNLAEDDELLHLMREAGFYAVFLGIETPDQDSLQVTNKLQNTRNPLIAACRKINQAGMLIYAGFILGFDGERTGAGNRIQAFVEQTSIPQPMLGILQALPNTALWNRLQQEQRLVTGVGATEVGDQNSLMNFKPTRPLAEIAREYVETFWTLYEPQNYLRRCFQQCLNIGSRTEGKQTMQFSPGQGLRLVVKLIWLQGFQRAEIRGQFWRQLWIILMKKPQVLNMYLGLCAAGEHFWEYRVLARKRITQQLGYDPLATAASPQPEPVLVKLS; encoded by the coding sequence ATGAAAGCACTATTGCTTTATCCCCAGTTTCCTCAGTCCTTTTGGTCTTACGATCGCTTTATGGAAATTGCAGGTTTAAAGGCGGCGATTCCCCCATTGGGGATTATTACTGTTGCTGCACTTTTACCTGAAGATTGGGAAATTAGATTTTGCGATCGCAATGTCAATTTGGAAACGGCAGCGGATTGGCAATGGTGTGATTTGGTAATTCTCTCCGCGATGTTGGTGCAGAAGCCAGATTTCCACGCTTTGATTAAAAAAGCTGTGCAATTGGGCAAAAAAGTTGCAGTTGGTGGCCCTTATCCCACTTCTTTACCGCAGGATGCGCTAGATTCTGGCGCGCATTATCTAATTTTGGATGAGGGAGAAATTACGGTTCCGCTGTTTTTGGCAGCATTGAGTCAAGGTAAAAGCTGCGGAATCTTTCGCGCCTGTGAAAAACCGGATGTAACCCTGAGTCCTATGCCGCGTTTTGACTTGTTAAAGCGCGATGCTTATTTGATGATGGCGATGCAGTTTTCTCGCGGTTGCCCATTTAGCTGCGAATTTTGTGACATCATTACCCTGTATGGGCGGAAACCACGCACCAAAGAACCAAGCCAAGCGATCGCAGAATTGCAAACTCTGTATGATTTAGGATGGCGGGGTTCTCTATTTATTGTTGATGACAACTTTATTGGTAATCAACGTAACGTCAAACGTTTCTTAAGAGAATTGATTCCTTGGGTAAAGCAACATAATTACCCTTTCACCTTCATCACAGAAGCTTCTGTGAATTTGGCAGAAGATGACGAACTACTACATTTAATGCGAGAAGCAGGTTTTTATGCAGTCTTCCTGGGGATTGAAACCCCGGATCAAGATAGCTTGCAAGTGACAAACAAATTACAAAATACTCGCAATCCCCTGATTGCAGCTTGTCGCAAAATTAATCAAGCGGGAATGTTGATATATGCAGGGTTTATCCTCGGTTTTGATGGCGAACGCACAGGTGCAGGAAACCGAATTCAAGCTTTTGTAGAACAAACCAGTATTCCTCAACCCATGTTGGGTATTCTCCAAGCTTTACCCAATACTGCTTTATGGAACCGCCTGCAACAAGAACAGCGTTTAGTTACGGGTGTGGGTGCAACGGAAGTAGGAGATCAGAATTCCTTGATGAATTTTAAACCGACTCGCCCCTTAGCGGAAATTGCCAGAGAATATGTAGAAACTTTCTGGACTTTGTATGAACCGCAAAACTATCTCAGACGTTGTTTTCAGCAATGTCTCAATATTGGCTCAAGAACAGAGGGAAAACAAACCATGCAGTTTTCTCCAGGTCAAGGATTGCGCCTGGTTGTAAAATTAATTTGGCTGCAAGGCTTCCAAAGAGCAGAAATTCGCGGACAGTTCTGGCGACAACTGTGGATAATTCTGATGAAAAAGCCGCAAGTTCTCAATATGTATTTGGGTTTATGCGCTGCTGGCGAACATTTTTGGGAGTATCGCGTTTTAGCCAGAAAACGGATTACTCAACAATTAGGCTACGATCCTTTGGCAACTGCGGCATCACCTCAGCCAGAACCAGTGCTAGTGAAGCTTTCATGA
- a CDS encoding DUF429 domain-containing protein, with product MKFLGIDLGWKSQPSGLCCLELIDGKLQILDLDRKDAIADILAWIDTFVPAEEPALIAVDAPTLIPNADGSRLPDKLTHKYFGKYHAGCYPANLGLAFAARTVNFGLELESWGFAHAPSIEPQKPSRYQIEVFPHPAIVNLFNLERILKYKKGRLGDRRLELLKLYNYIGEILPTLEPPLHSLTLSSSFLPEIPHTGAALKAVEDKLDSLICAYVAAHWWYWGEQRNLVLGDRTTGYIVVPQRILDFRF from the coding sequence ATGAAATTTTTAGGTATTGATTTAGGTTGGAAATCGCAACCAAGCGGATTATGCTGTTTAGAATTAATTGATGGCAAATTACAAATTCTGGATTTAGACAGGAAAGATGCGATCGCAGATATTCTCGCTTGGATTGATACTTTTGTTCCAGCAGAGGAACCAGCACTCATCGCCGTAGATGCACCGACTCTCATTCCCAACGCCGATGGTAGCCGTCTTCCTGATAAACTCACTCATAAATATTTTGGTAAATATCATGCGGGATGTTACCCAGCGAATTTGGGTTTAGCTTTTGCAGCGCGCACTGTCAACTTTGGCTTGGAATTAGAATCTTGGGGTTTTGCACACGCACCCAGTATTGAACCGCAAAAACCCAGTAGATATCAAATCGAAGTGTTTCCCCACCCGGCGATTGTTAACTTATTCAATTTAGAACGAATTCTGAAATACAAAAAAGGACGCTTGGGCGATCGCCGTTTAGAACTGCTCAAACTCTATAATTATATTGGGGAAATCTTGCCCACTCTAGAACCGCCGCTACATTCTCTGACTCTGAGTAGTTCGTTTTTACCAGAAATTCCCCACACAGGTGCAGCACTCAAAGCTGTTGAAGATAAATTAGATAGCCTCATCTGCGCTTATGTAGCTGCACATTGGTGGTATTGGGGTGAACAACGTAACTTAGTGCTAGGCGATCGCACTACTGGTTACATTGTCGTCCCCCAAAGAATTTTGGATTTTAGATTTTAG